TGCTGAACGTGGTGAGCATGCGGTTGCCCACGGAGTGCCAGTAGTACAGCACGCGGTGGGGGCCGCCGAGGAACCGCGAGCCGAACGACGCGTCGGCGCGCCCGTCGATGATCGGGGCGAGCAGCACCGGCCAATCGGACGGGTGGTATTCGAGGTCGGCGTCCTGCACGATCACCACGTGCCCGGTGCTGGCGGCGAGCGCGGTGCGGATGGCGGCGCCCTTACCCATGTTGTGCGGCTGCAGGATCAGCCGGTCGATGCGGCCTTCCGCGTGCAGCTGCTGGAGCCGTTCGCGGGTGCCGTCGGTGGAGTAGTCGTCCACGCAGACGATCTCCTTGGGCAGGGGCGTGGCGTGCACCCGGTCGAGGATCGTCTCGATGGTGTTCAGTTCGTTGTACACGGGGATGAGCACCGACAGGCGCCAGGCATTCATGTCGAGCGGCGTGAGCGGCGTTCGGCGGGCGGCGGGGCTCAGCCCTCCCGGGACGCGGGATCCGGTGGGCACGTCGGGGACGGACATCGTCATCTCGGGATCGGGGAATAGACCAGTCCGCCGGGAAAGCTGTCCCGCAGGGCAAGCTCGGGCGGGTGTTGCGCGACCAGCGTCTGCGCGATGTCGCGCTGATCGGACGTCGTCACCACGACGTCGTCAATGGCGTACGCCGCCAGGATCGCCCGCAGCATGCCGGCGCCCTCGGTGATCGTGGGCGGGTGCGAGAAATCCGTGGCGCTGAACGAGTAGAACGGGACCGCAGGGTGGCCGGTGTACAGGTAGATCGCCGCATCGTCCTCGGCGGATAGCGTCGCGGTGGGCGTGGCGTATTCCTTCACTCCCAAGACCACGGCACGCAGCGTTGCGCCACGCTGGCGCGGAATATTGGCCCACCAGCTGCCGCGATACCCCTTCACGGTATACACCGTGTACCCCATGGCCGGCAGCGCGGCCACCGCGAGGACGCAGGCGCGCAGCACCCGCGCCCCGCGCCCTGCGGGGCACCACCGCCAGAGGGCCACGACGCCGAGCAGGGGCAGGGCGAGCAGCAGCGGCCAGATGCCCCACAGAAACCGCGCCGGCGCGTACGGCCACACCAGCACAATCGCGACATAGAACCCGAGAAAGAGCGCGCTCACGCGGGCCGCGCGCCACATGCGCCATGCGCCGGCGGCGGCGAGCGCGAGCAGGGCGCCGAGCGCCAGGGGCACGACGGCGCGCGGCGCCGATGGGGCCGCCAGCGTGGCGAGCAACGCGGCCACCTGGCCCACGGTGCCGCGCACGGTCCCGGCCACGAACGCGGCACCGCCAAGGCGCCAGCCGTCGGCCAGCCAGGCGCCGTACGGTCCGTAGGTGCCCCGGATGGGTGCCGGCACGGCGGTGGCGTTCATGTGCACCCACCACTGCCAGGGCAGCATGACGAGAAGGGCGGCGCTGCCCGCCAGCAGTGCGTCGCGCACGCGGCGGCGCGCGAGCAGGGCCATCACCACGGCCGCCACCAGCGCCAGGCCAAGCCCGCGCACGAGGGTGAGCGCGCCCGCGAGCAGTCCGGCGAACGCGGCCAGGCGCGCATCAGCGGCGGCGGGGCCGCGTCCGTCCACCGCCCGTTCGGCCACGAGCAGCACCGGCACGAGCAGCGCCAGGAAGAGGGGCTCCGACATCACGAGCGCGCTCAGCACGAGCATCGGCACGGCGGCTGCCGAGACCACCGCGAACACGCTCGCGGCCATCGGCGAGCAGTCGAACCGCCGGCGCGCCCACTGCGCCACGCCCACGGCCACCAGGGCCACGAGCAGCGCGTTGACGAGCTTGAACAGCAGCACGTTGGCGGGAAACGTGGGCGCCATGCGCCAGAGCAGCGCGATCAGGGCCGGGTAGCCCGGCGGGAAGTGCGTGGCCGCGGGCGCGCCGGGAAGATTCAGATACCGGTATCCCTGCCCCGTGGCGAGCGCCTTGCCGAGCACCACGTACACCGCTTCGTCGGGCACCGCGCCCACCGGAAACGGGTTGACGGCGCGCGCCGCCAGCACGAGCACGATCACCGGCGCCAGCCAGCCAGTGAGGCGCACCAGCCCCGCCGGCCAGCCGAGCGCCGCGGACGCAGGCGACGGTTCCACCTCCTCGGCCCCCGCGGTCACACCTCGACCCCGTACCGGGAGAGCTTCCGATAGAGCGTGGACGGATCGATGCCCAGGGCCTCGGCGGCGCGCGACTTGTTGCCGCCTTCCGTCTGGAGCACCCACATGATGTACGCCCGCTCCACGGCCTCGAGCGTGGGATTGGCCGGCGTGCGCGACGCCACCAGCGGCTCGGCGTTGCGTTGCGTGACCCGCTCGGGCAACCCGCTCACGCCGATCGTCTCGCCGGTGGTGAGGATGGCGGCGCGCTCCAGCGCGTTCTCCAACTCGCGCACGTTGCCGGGCCAGGCGTA
This DNA window, taken from Gemmatimonadaceae bacterium, encodes the following:
- a CDS encoding glycosyltransferase family 2 protein; this encodes MTMSVPDVPTGSRVPGGLSPAARRTPLTPLDMNAWRLSVLIPVYNELNTIETILDRVHATPLPKEIVCVDDYSTDGTRERLQQLHAEGRIDRLILQPHNMGKGAAIRTALAASTGHVVIVQDADLEYHPSDWPVLLAPIIDGRADASFGSRFLGGPHRVLYYWHSVGNRMLTTFSNMLTNLNLTDMETCYKAMRGDLARSLRLTANRFGFEPEVTARLAHAKARIFEVPISYSGRTYAEGKKINWKDGVAAFWHILKYNLFE